Proteins from a genomic interval of Puniceicoccaceae bacterium:
- a CDS encoding response regulator, which yields MSKSKPKILIVDDQPINIKIVQRKIEKAGMEVLVASNGHECLRMVDLNKPDIILLDIMMPEMDGIETCSKLKANPETSDIPIIFITAKSAKEDVLQGLDTGAVDYITKPLELDETMARIQTQLRVQEMHRQNLDLSNRLAEMRRTSTVGAITQGIAHNLNNLLGVVVGYMDLMKIGKNKPELVERSINSMESAISRMVTIVSQLSSMAAQEDTHLTPINLMDLFDNTIQRYRDEYSVDSEVRVESELPKDFVLETNSEIFEGAVGKLLINAWESYDKNAMERPITIKVRYPEGESELKPGSHFLIEILDQGNGIDEEVKDNFFEPFITTKTSVGRGMGLTVARHALRNVNCELSVEERKTGGVCARIKVRI from the coding sequence ATGAGCAAATCAAAGCCCAAAATCCTGATCGTCGACGACCAGCCCATCAACATCAAGATCGTGCAGCGCAAGATCGAAAAGGCGGGCATGGAGGTGCTGGTCGCATCCAATGGGCATGAATGCCTGCGCATGGTGGATTTGAACAAACCGGATATCATCCTGCTCGACATCATGATGCCCGAAATGGACGGCATCGAAACCTGCAGCAAGCTCAAGGCAAATCCGGAAACCTCCGACATTCCCATCATCTTCATCACCGCAAAATCGGCAAAGGAAGACGTACTTCAGGGACTCGACACAGGTGCGGTCGACTACATCACCAAGCCGCTCGAACTCGACGAAACCATGGCCCGCATCCAGACTCAACTGAGGGTGCAGGAAATGCACCGTCAGAATCTGGATCTTTCCAACCGCCTCGCCGAAATGCGGCGCACGTCAACCGTGGGTGCGATCACTCAGGGCATTGCCCACAACCTGAACAACCTGCTGGGTGTTGTCGTGGGCTACATGGATCTGATGAAAATCGGGAAGAACAAACCCGAACTCGTGGAGCGAAGCATCAACTCGATGGAGAGTGCCATCTCGCGCATGGTGACCATCGTCAGCCAACTCAGTTCCATGGCTGCTCAGGAAGACACCCACCTGACCCCCATCAACCTCATGGACCTCTTCGACAATACCATCCAGCGCTACCGGGACGAGTATTCGGTCGACTCGGAGGTCCGGGTGGAGAGTGAACTGCCAAAGGATTTTGTTCTCGAAACCAACAGCGAAATTTTTGAGGGAGCGGTAGGCAAGCTGCTGATCAATGCATGGGAAAGCTACGACAAGAACGCGATGGAACGCCCCATCACGATCAAGGTTCGCTACCCCGAAGGAGAGAGCGAGCTGAAGCCCGGTTCGCATTTCCTCATTGAAATCCTCGATCAGGGCAATGGCATCGACGAGGAAGTGAAGGATAATTTTTTCGAACCTTTCATCACGACCAAAACTTCCGTAGGTCGGGGAATGGGATTGACGGTGGCACGGCATGCCCTGCGCAACGTGAACTGTGAGTTATCCGTCGAAGAACGCAAAACCGGTGGGGTCTGCGCCCGCATCAAGGTGCGCATCTGA
- a CDS encoding exodeoxyribonuclease III, whose protein sequence is MKLISWNVNGIRACINKGFMDFVSAEDPDILCLQEIKADPTVMDKLELPFPHVISYSAEKKGYSGTAVCSKIAPLSFSRGMQDPIYNTEGRVLNVEFEGFHVVNVYTPNSKDGLLRLPYREQEWDPAFREHLQHLEASKPVLSCGDFNVAHEEIDIARPDSNRRNAGFTDEERAGFTRLLDAGYIDTFRHFHPDERDAYSWWSFRMNARARNIGWRIDYWLASQKLAPQLRDASILQSVMGSDHCPVVLEIEI, encoded by the coding sequence ATCAAACTCATCTCCTGGAACGTCAACGGCATTCGTGCCTGCATCAACAAGGGCTTCATGGACTTTGTTTCCGCTGAAGATCCCGACATCCTGTGCCTGCAGGAGATCAAGGCTGATCCCACTGTCATGGACAAGCTGGAACTTCCCTTTCCGCATGTGATCTCGTATTCCGCAGAAAAGAAGGGCTATTCGGGCACTGCGGTCTGCAGCAAAATCGCACCTCTCTCGTTTTCCAGAGGCATGCAGGACCCCATCTACAACACGGAAGGACGGGTGCTGAATGTGGAGTTCGAAGGCTTTCACGTGGTCAACGTCTACACTCCCAACAGCAAGGACGGCCTGTTGCGCCTGCCTTATCGCGAACAGGAATGGGACCCTGCCTTCCGCGAACACCTGCAGCATCTGGAAGCCAGTAAGCCGGTGCTATCCTGCGGCGATTTTAACGTGGCGCACGAAGAAATCGACATCGCCCGCCCCGACAGCAATCGGCGCAATGCGGGATTTACTGACGAGGAACGCGCGGGATTTACGCGTCTGTTGGACGCTGGTTACATCGACACCTTCCGACACTTTCATCCGGACGAACGCGACGCCTATTCGTGGTGGAGTTTTCGCATGAACGCACGGGCGCGCAACATCGGGTGGCGCATTGACTACTGGCTCGCTTCCCAAAAACTTGCGCCACAATTGCGCGATGCCAGCATCCTGCAATCCGTCATGGGATCGGACCACTGCCCGGTTGTGCTCGAAATCGAGATCTGA
- a CDS encoding bifunctional 5,10-methylenetetrahydrofolate dehydrogenase/5,10-methenyltetrahydrofolate cyclohydrolase, giving the protein MEISSSKLIDGNATAEVIYQELKAQVGALSGRAPKVVFIRVGEDPASRFYVSKKKKTAQSIGIDSEIEVHPETISEAELTARVEHHNSDPGVDGILVQAPLPAHISEAAIFNTIHPGKDVDGFNVINSGLLVQEDPNCFVPCTPLGIIELLKRHQIDTQGKHAVVLGRSLIVGKPMALLLSRKHPQGNATVTICHSRSEGLESITRTADILIAAVGRPGVVTASMVKPGATVIDVGINRVDDATEPKGYRIVGDVDFEAVAPIAGKITPVPGGVGPMTVATLMQNTLKAYLSKHPSS; this is encoded by the coding sequence ATGGAGATTTCTTCGAGCAAACTCATCGACGGCAATGCAACCGCCGAGGTCATTTATCAGGAACTGAAGGCACAGGTCGGTGCTTTGAGCGGTCGTGCACCCAAGGTCGTTTTCATTCGGGTCGGCGAAGATCCCGCCTCGCGCTTTTACGTTTCGAAGAAAAAGAAGACCGCGCAATCCATCGGGATCGACAGCGAGATTGAGGTGCACCCGGAAACCATCTCCGAAGCGGAGCTGACGGCGCGTGTCGAACATCACAACAGCGACCCCGGTGTGGATGGCATTCTGGTTCAGGCACCGCTACCCGCTCACATCTCAGAAGCAGCGATTTTCAACACCATCCATCCCGGCAAGGATGTCGACGGGTTCAATGTCATCAACAGTGGACTGCTGGTACAGGAAGATCCGAACTGCTTCGTGCCCTGCACACCACTGGGCATCATCGAGCTGCTCAAACGGCACCAGATAGACACACAGGGAAAGCACGCCGTCGTATTGGGTCGAAGCCTCATCGTCGGCAAACCCATGGCCTTACTGCTCTCCCGAAAGCACCCTCAGGGCAATGCAACGGTCACGATCTGTCATTCCCGTTCGGAGGGACTCGAATCCATTACCCGCACCGCCGATATTCTCATCGCGGCAGTGGGTCGTCCCGGAGTCGTCACAGCGTCGATGGTAAAACCTGGCGCAACTGTCATTGATGTGGGCATCAACCGGGTCGACGATGCAACCGAACCCAAGGGTTACCGCATCGTCGGTGATGTGGATTTTGAGGCCGTTGCTCCGATTGCCGGAAAAATCACCCCGGTACCGGGGGGGGTTGGACCGATGACCGTGGCCACGCTGATGCAGAATACGCTCAAGGCATACCTGTCAAAGCACCCGTCGAGCTGA
- the proC gene encoding pyrroline-5-carboxylate reductase produces MSEPSFRITFIGAGRMASAMIRSLLRSKRLRPDELACCSANDGTAESLVADTGIGLIDLDASTPFQTDTMVLACKPQQLSTLSPVVVEASKQTLLVSILAGTPLQKLMCKMPACRNHVRVMPNTPGSVGAGVSAFAARGLLNEADRSTVESLLSSMGVFIEVKEQELDAITAVSGSGPAYLFLFVEALFEAAKQQGFADNVAMMLARQTVIGSTKLLDESGLDPAELRRQVTSPGGTTQAAIEQFQSDGFAAIVARAVQAAHDRSVELGQLD; encoded by the coding sequence ATGTCGGAACCATCCTTTCGCATCACTTTCATCGGCGCGGGTCGCATGGCCTCTGCCATGATTCGTTCCCTGCTTCGTTCCAAACGGCTTCGCCCGGATGAACTCGCCTGCTGTTCGGCCAACGACGGAACCGCTGAGTCTCTGGTTGCCGACACTGGCATCGGTCTTATCGATTTGGATGCCAGCACACCCTTCCAGACTGACACCATGGTGCTCGCCTGTAAACCCCAGCAACTGTCCACACTCTCGCCCGTAGTTGTGGAAGCTTCGAAGCAAACGTTGCTGGTCTCGATTCTGGCTGGCACTCCACTGCAAAAGCTGATGTGCAAAATGCCTGCTTGCCGCAATCATGTTCGAGTGATGCCCAATACTCCGGGAAGCGTTGGAGCCGGAGTCAGCGCATTCGCTGCTCGTGGGCTTCTCAATGAGGCTGATCGGTCCACCGTGGAATCCCTGCTCAGCTCGATGGGGGTTTTCATTGAAGTGAAAGAACAGGAGCTGGACGCGATCACCGCCGTGAGCGGTAGCGGTCCCGCCTATCTCTTTTTATTCGTGGAAGCCTTGTTTGAGGCTGCCAAACAGCAGGGTTTTGCCGACAATGTTGCGATGATGCTGGCCCGGCAAACGGTAATCGGTTCAACGAAACTCCTGGATGAGAGCGGCCTCGATCCCGCAGAACTGCGCCGACAAGTCACATCGCCCGGTGGCACCACTCAGGCCGCTATCGAACAATTTCAATCCGACGGTTTCGCCGCGATTGTCGCTCGGGCTGTGCAGGCCGCGCACGACCGATCTGTTGAACTGGGTCAACTCGATTGA
- a CDS encoding RDD family protein: protein MSSSTPSDPKHPDPVESMWGADATVTPLYPARFGVRMVAFCMDYILILAATVMLSTQLLYPLFHPGFLEASREFLQEQQERESPPGFVEQMQEYLEFQYQHESASNDTAFLAAVITWLYFALSELLLAGTTLGKKIFKLSLIDLKTLSRPDAKTIILRNCLKTLSVIMPLLFIVNLVMVFTNRLRMAGHDRISKTLVTYETALPPTTSLSRSME, encoded by the coding sequence ATGTCATCCAGCACACCATCTGATCCAAAACACCCGGACCCCGTGGAATCCATGTGGGGGGCCGATGCAACGGTCACCCCGCTCTATCCTGCGCGCTTTGGGGTGCGAATGGTCGCGTTTTGCATGGACTACATTCTCATCCTCGCTGCTACGGTCATGTTGTCCACCCAACTGCTCTACCCGCTCTTTCACCCCGGCTTCCTCGAAGCATCACGGGAATTTCTACAGGAGCAGCAGGAACGGGAATCTCCCCCCGGATTCGTTGAGCAGATGCAGGAGTACTTGGAGTTTCAGTACCAGCACGAGTCTGCATCCAACGACACAGCATTTCTCGCTGCGGTGATCACCTGGCTCTACTTCGCACTCAGTGAATTATTGCTCGCAGGTACCACTTTAGGTAAAAAAATTTTTAAATTGTCGTTAATAGATTTAAAAACTTTAAGCCGACCGGATGCAAAAACGATAATCCTGCGAAACTGTCTGAAAACGTTGAGCGTCATCATGCCGCTCCTGTTCATTGTCAATCTCGTCATGGTATTCACAAATCGCCTGCGCATGGCTGGGCACGACCGCATCAGCAAAACCCTGGTGACCTACGAAACCGCACTGCCACCCACCACTTCCCTTTCCCGATCCATGGAATAG